The genomic region TCACCTGAGAAAAAAAGAGTTATTATTTTCAGTCCCCATCCAGATGATGATGTAATTTCCATGGGGGGGACATTCGATCGATTGGTGGCACAAGGTCACGAAGTTCATATCGCTTATCAAACCTCTGGTAATATAGCAGTTTCCAATGCCGATGCTTTGAAGTTTGCCGAGGTGGCTATGGATTTTCTTCCGGAAGGAAAAGAGTTGGAAAAATTGAGAAGTACCATTAAAGCTATTGAACAGAAAAAGGAGAATGAGATAGATCCTATAGAAGTTAGGGAGCTTAAAGGTTTAATACGAAAAAGGGAATCCATTGCTGCTACCCGATATTTCGATGTTCCCGACGAACAAGTACACTTTCTGAACCTTCCATTTTATGAAACAGGTGCAGTCAAGAAGAATCCGTTAGGCGAACAAGACATAAATATTGTAAAAAACCTCATAGAAACCATAAAGCCACATCAAGTTTATGCTGCAGGCGATTTGGCAGATCCCCACGGAACCCACAAGGTATGTTTGGATGCTGTTTTTAAAGCAATGCGCGAATTAAAGTCAGAAGCCTACATGGACGATTGTTGGCTATGGCTTTACCGAGGTGCTTGGCACGAGTGGGAAATCCATGAAATAGATATGGCCGTTCCTATGAGTCCGGATCAAGTTTTACGTAAACGTAAGGCCATTTTCTTTCATCAAACCCAAAAAGACGGTGTTCTATTCCAAGGGGAAGATCTACGGGAATTCTGGGTACGTGCCGAAGATAGGAATAAGAAAACAGCTGCACATTACCGTAAACTAGGTTTAGCGGATTATGCAGCCATCGAAGCTTTTAAGAGGTTTGAGTATTAACTGAAGATTTAATCATTCCATATCTCCCAAGCTTTTTCCGCTTGGAGGGTTAGCATTTTATGACCGTTAACTGCGGTAGCGCCATTTTCTTCTGATAATTTCATGAAGGTGGTTTTCGATGGATTGTAGATAAGATCGAAAACCAAATGATTACTGGTTAGAAAGTGGTAGGGAATGGCTGGTTTTTGCGCAGTATCAGGGTAAGTACCTAGCGGGGTAGTATTTACTATCACCTGGTTTGTCTCAATAATTTCCCTAGTCAACATTTCATAGCTTAATTGCCCTTTGGAGGCAGTTCTAGAGACAAATGTGGTGTTTAAGCCTAAGTCTATCAAAGCGTGTTTTACTGCTTTTGAAGCGCCCCCAGTGCCTAAAATCAATGCTTTTTTGTGGAATAATTTGACAAAAGGTTTTATGGAATTTTGAAATCCAAAAATATCTGTGTTGAAACCTTTTAGTCCGTTTTCGGTAATTTTAACTGTATTTACGGCGCCTATTTCTTTCGCCTTAGGGTCTATTTCATTTAATAGTGGAATGATCTCTTCCTTATATGGTATAGTAACGTTAAACCCAACTATATGAGGGTCATAGGCTAAGATGTTTTTAATATCCGTTACCTGTTCCAAGTCAAAATTTACGTATTGGTGGGTGTCTTCAATACCCAGCTCTTTGAATTTTTCTGTAAAATATCCTTTTGAAAAAGAGTACGAAATATTCTTACCTAATAGACCAAAGTGTTTACGCATTTTTTAAAGTTTTTTTACCGTACCAATCGAGTGCCAATACAATTAATATTCCAATTATAATAAATCCAAATGCAATCCAAGTTTCTAGATTCATAATGTTTGGAATATATCTTTGATAATTCACGATTATTTTTTCCCCAGCGGAATCCCTTACAATTTCCCCAAGTTCATTTAAACGGTAGATCGTTTGCTTCCAGGGCCAAACAACACCTAAAGAACCTGTTATAAAACCTAGTATTATTGCAGTGGTACTATTTTTATAGTGTTTGAGAACATAGCTAAGTAAATGAGAAAGAGTTACCAAGCCCGTGACGGAACCTATGGTAAAAACCGCTAATATTTTCAACATTTCAATCCGCTCTGAATTGTCAACAAAGCTAAAATCTCCTTGTAAAGCTTCCGCAAAAGTGTCGTATAAGGCATTAACAGAATCTACCAATAGCAATACATAGTTTCCCAAGAGAATAAGAATGAAAGACCCTGAAAGTCCTGGAAGTGTCATTCCTGAAACGCTTATAATTCCGCAGAAAAAAACAAAAAATAAATTGTTGTTCTGTTTGGCAGGGTTTAAAAAACTGATTGAAACTCCAATTAATATTCCTATTAAACTGAAGATAATGGTTCTCTTGTTCCAATGGTGAAAATCCTTGGAAATATAGTAGATGGAACCTAGGATCATTCCGAAGAAAGCCGCCCAAACATATAATTCTTTTTGGGCTATAAAGTAATCCAGAATTTTAGAAACACTAAAATAACTAACAAGCATCCCCAAAAGCAGCAAGCTTAAAAATCTACCATTTATGTATTGAAAAAAACTTTTAAATCTGCCATTGAGAAGAAGTTTTAATGCTTTTAAATTTACTTTTTGAAGGGAATAAATAAATTCTTCGTAAAATCCGGCAACAAACGCAACGACACCTCCAGATACTCCCGGCACCTTATTGGCGGCTCCCATAGCCAATCCCTTTATAAAAAGGAAAAATTTGTCTAGGACGGTGCGGGTTGGATGCTGCATTTATTTTTCTTTTACGGTAGCTAGTTTTTCTAAAAGAAAGATGGTTAAAAAACCGATAACTGCCAAGATAATTGCTAAAAATAATTGCGGATCGCCATCGTAGTTAAACGGACTCGTGCTATGGTCGATGATGATAGTTTTATCACCAAATTTTTTAATTTCTGTAATAGCTTTCCAAGGCCAAATTTTATTTAAAGAACCTAGAATAAAACCGGTTAAAACCGCTAGTGTACCATTTTTATAATGATCAAAAAGGTATTTTAAAAGTTTGGAAAAGCTTAGTAGTCCGAAGATAGCACCTACACCTACAATAGCTATCGTTTTTAAATCTCTCGTGTTTATCGCACCCAAAATAATTCCATAAGCCCCGAGAAGTACCAAGATAAAAGCACCCGAAATCCCTGGAAGAATCATAGCACAAATAGCTAAAGCACCTGCAAAAAATAAGTGTAAGTAGCCTCCTGTTTCATGCATAGGGGGGAGGGTAGTTATAAAATAAGCTACAATAGCCCCAATTATAAAGGCAGCAACCGTGCCGATATTCCATTTAGTAATTTGTTTACCAACGAAAATAACGCTTGCTACCACCAGCCCAAAGAAAAAAGACCAAAGTAAAATGGGATGGTGCTCTAAAAGCCATTCCAGCAATTTAGCTAGGGAAAGAACACTTATGGCAATTCCTAGAAATAAAGCGATTAGAAAATTACCGTTTATTTGTTCCCAAGCTTTTTTAAAACCTTCTTTTCTAAGAATTTTTAGAGTTTCTAAGCTAATGTTGTTAATAGAAGTAATAAGCTCTTCGTAAATACCGGAGATAAAAGCGATAGTGCCGCCAGATACCCCTGGAACGACATCCGCCGCACCCATAGCGATTCCTTTAAGCGTAATAATGAGGTAGTCTAAAAATGATCTTTGCATACGTTGTTCTTAGGCGAACAAAAATACATGAATTTTTTTCAAATATGGACACCCAATGGATGAATGAAAAAAAATCATGAATTTTACTGAAGTAGTTGAAAATTTAACCTTTTTAAAGAATACATCAATCCCTTTTAAAGAGGCGCATTTTTAAAACTATGGATGATATTTTTTACTGTTTTTCTGCTGTAAACAGCTGGGAACAAAATTTCCATTGTATCGTGTTCCTCGTAATTATGTTTTAAGGCATTTTTTAGATGATACGTGCCTTTTAAAGAATCAGAGGATAGATAGTACATTCCTGCCAAACGATACTCTAAATCTGCGTGTTCTGGATAGAATTCCAATGCCTGTAAAAGGGTGTGGATGGCACTGTCGTACTCACCAAGTTTCAGCAAAATATCTGACCAAGAGATCCATGTTTGTAGCTCATAATTCCCTAATTCCACTGCTTTTTGATAGGCGAGATCGGCCTCTTCATAAAAATGAAGCAACTCATTTATTTTTGCACTCCGCTTCCAATAAAGCACATTTTCACTATCTATGGCAATCGCTTTATTGATGTAATACAACGCTTTTTGGTAATTTCGTTGTTTAAAGTAAAAATCGGTAATGGCAATCCACCCTTTATCCAAGAGAGGATCTTCGTGTACGGTTCTATAAAAGAACTTTTTGGCTAGATCGTAATTCCCCAACTTATCGTGGCATTTCCCAATTCTTAAATAAGCAAAAGAAGTAGGATCATCCAAGCCAAGGGTAATTTCGTAGTTTTCAATAGCTTCGTTGTACCTTTTTAAACGTTCTAAAACCCTTCCCTTTTCTAAATAGGCGCCAATGAAAGTATCGTCGGAATAAATAGCGAAATCGAAACTGGACAGCGCTTCTTTATACATCTTTTTGCTTACAAACTGTTTTCCCAATTGATGCCAAGCGACTTCGCAGTAAGGGTTTCTGTCGAGATATGAATTGAGGAACTCAATGGCCCCGTCGAAATCTTCCAGAAAATCGAAACAATAAATAACGTTATAAAGTGCGGCATAATCTTCGTAATCGCTTTCTAGGCAACTAATAAAAGCATCTTTGGCTGAAACATAGTCATCTAAAAACAAATACTCCATTCCCAATAACGACCAAATATCAGCATTATCATCCGTCATGGATAGGGCATCGTGGAGCAACTCGATTGCTTTTTGGTGATTGTCCTGTTTGGAATAGATGTTAGCTTTTTGAATAAAGATTTCTTCGTTGGAAGACTCTATGGCCTGCAATTCATCCAAAATTCTTTCAGCAGCATCAAATCGATTTTCAAAAACCAAGACTTCCACATTCAAAAGTTTTAATTCTGAAGATGTAGGATGTTGTTCCAAACCAATTTTAATGGCTTTTTTTGCTAAAGAAACTTTTCCGGAGTCTAGATAATGGTGAATGATCTCTTGGAAATCTTCTGAATCAAAGAAATAAACATCATTTGTTTTTAGCATTGATTCGAATTTTGCTAACGGCAAGTTATGATCTTCGTGAGCACTAAATGGCATAGGCGATGCATTTTTAGATTTCTACGTTAATAAATTTAGGGTTTGAAGCTTTATGATTGAACTTAAAACCTTATTGTTATTAACAATTTAGTTAACATTTTGGTCATTCCACTCATTTAGAAGCTCTAAAATTAGGGTGCAACCTTTTTCAATTTCTTCATTCGAAATAGTTAATGGAGGCGTAATTCTTATGGCTTTCGTTTCAAAAAGTAGCCAAAACAAAATGAGTCCTCTTTTCATTCCTTCCAAAACCAGAAAATTTGTTATTTCCGGTTTTTCAACAATTACTGCTAACATTAAACCTCTTCCTCTAATCTCCTTAATCAAAGGATGTACCAAACGTGCGCGAAAAAGCTTTTCTTTTTCCAGGGCTTCCTGCATTAAATTGGAATTGACGAGTTTTTTCAATGTAGCCAATGCGGCCGCAGCAATTACGGGGTGTCCTCCAAAGGTAGTAATGTG from Galbibacter sp. BG1 harbors:
- a CDS encoding shikimate dehydrogenase family protein, which gives rise to MRKHFGLLGKNISYSFSKGYFTEKFKELGIEDTHQYVNFDLEQVTDIKNILAYDPHIVGFNVTIPYKEEIIPLLNEIDPKAKEIGAVNTVKITENGLKGFNTDIFGFQNSIKPFVKLFHKKALILGTGGASKAVKHALIDLGLNTTFVSRTASKGQLSYEMLTREIIETNQVIVNTTPLGTYPDTAQKPAIPYHFLTSNHLVFDLIYNPSKTTFMKLSEENGATAVNGHKMLTLQAEKAWEIWND
- a CDS encoding DUF368 domain-containing protein — translated: MQHPTRTVLDKFFLFIKGLAMGAANKVPGVSGGVVAFVAGFYEEFIYSLQKVNLKALKLLLNGRFKSFFQYINGRFLSLLLLGMLVSYFSVSKILDYFIAQKELYVWAAFFGMILGSIYYISKDFHHWNKRTIIFSLIGILIGVSISFLNPAKQNNNLFFVFFCGIISVSGMTLPGLSGSFILILLGNYVLLLVDSVNALYDTFAEALQGDFSFVDNSERIEMLKILAVFTIGSVTGLVTLSHLLSYVLKHYKNSTTAIILGFITGSLGVVWPWKQTIYRLNELGEIVRDSAGEKIIVNYQRYIPNIMNLETWIAFGFIIIGILIVLALDWYGKKTLKNA
- a CDS encoding DUF368 domain-containing protein yields the protein MQRSFLDYLIITLKGIAMGAADVVPGVSGGTIAFISGIYEELITSINNISLETLKILRKEGFKKAWEQINGNFLIALFLGIAISVLSLAKLLEWLLEHHPILLWSFFFGLVVASVIFVGKQITKWNIGTVAAFIIGAIVAYFITTLPPMHETGGYLHLFFAGALAICAMILPGISGAFILVLLGAYGIILGAINTRDLKTIAIVGVGAIFGLLSFSKLLKYLFDHYKNGTLAVLTGFILGSLNKIWPWKAITEIKKFGDKTIIIDHSTSPFNYDGDPQLFLAIILAVIGFLTIFLLEKLATVKEK
- a CDS encoding tetratricopeptide repeat protein, which gives rise to MPFSAHEDHNLPLAKFESMLKTNDVYFFDSEDFQEIIHHYLDSGKVSLAKKAIKIGLEQHPTSSELKLLNVEVLVFENRFDAAERILDELQAIESSNEEIFIQKANIYSKQDNHQKAIELLHDALSMTDDNADIWSLLGMEYLFLDDYVSAKDAFISCLESDYEDYAALYNVIYCFDFLEDFDGAIEFLNSYLDRNPYCEVAWHQLGKQFVSKKMYKEALSSFDFAIYSDDTFIGAYLEKGRVLERLKRYNEAIENYEITLGLDDPTSFAYLRIGKCHDKLGNYDLAKKFFYRTVHEDPLLDKGWIAITDFYFKQRNYQKALYYINKAIAIDSENVLYWKRSAKINELLHFYEEADLAYQKAVELGNYELQTWISWSDILLKLGEYDSAIHTLLQALEFYPEHADLEYRLAGMYYLSSDSLKGTYHLKNALKHNYEEHDTMEILFPAVYSRKTVKNIIHSFKNAPL